agatttttttttcaaatcaccaatacatttttagtttcagggtttttttacaaaactataTAAAGATGTTATAACAGAATGATTTTATATACCATTTTTCTTTatgaaaaatgtgtgtaaaatggcTATAAAGAGGTTTTCTCATTTTATACAATGGATCTATAAACTAAtaatctaatttgcatattaatgtgtttttggggcaACACGCAATGGAAAAAGAAGTGTAATAATGGGAGTAATAACtgataatattttcataataaatatatatttcataggaatattgaaacataatttctttccttATTCATTTGTTGTGCCTCCCaaaatgtgtaataaacaaGCTTTTAGTCCCGTTGTCCTCATAAGAGGACACGTAAGAAACTATTTCCTGTTTCATAACAGAAAGTCACATGTTGATGAAACCCCATAACATTTTCCTGAGATGTTGATTTATGACACAGTTTAAAAATGAGTCAGACTTAAatgataattacaaaatattatcatatttccATAAGAGTGTCACTAAATTactatttgacattaaagacagaGGAGAGAGAGTGAACATCACGAAACATCCAAACATTTGAAAGCCCTGAATGTGCTCCGTACAGGACATCCAGACCTAAAACTGTGGCATGTACAGTCAGAgaaattcactaaaatataaTGTGCTCATATGAGGATGCAGGGTCTCAGGAGGCGAAGGACCTTCTTTAAACTGATGTTCGAGGGTGAACTGCAGTGCAACATCTGAAAAATCTGCCTTTATTTTGACGATAAAGGTGAGTTCATGTGTCTGTTGTGTTTGTGCTGTGATGTGACCTGCGTGTGTTTCCTCGTGAGACTCACACTGATGTGACGCAGACGTaacgtacgtgtgtgtgtgtgtgtgtgtgtgatgcgcTTACGTTCACTGAAGACGAAGTCGCTCTTGATGTCGAAGGGTTGAATCTGAATGTCGTAGATGGAGACGGTGATTCCCTTCTGATGGTCGCTGGAGATCAGCGTGAGCGTCTGCTGAGCCGCGCAAACGTACGAGCGTCCGGCGGGAGTCACCAGTGCGGACAGACGGTGTGTGCTCGCCGTGTGTTTCCCCgctgcgcacacacacacacgagatACACACACTGTCAAAACTCTGATTTATAGCTCAGATTAGCAATATTAGTAACATTGAAACAAGCATCTTGGGTAAGgctgttttaaaaacagtatgCATTATAAAAAGTGCTCTACAAATAAACTTGAGAATTGGGAATGAATTCTACACTTCACTGCAGTAACGACAACTACGAACAAAGCGGCGTCACACTTCGAGCGGTAATGAAGCGGGCGAGTAAAGAGCTGTGTGAACGGTTGAAGCGCGGTGGATGTCGCAGTGGAGGACTGCAGCGCTGCTAATGGAACAATGGGCTTTGTGTCTCAGCAAACCCAAAACATCAAGAAAAGATGAAACAAAAGCTCAATCGAACTGAACGCAATAATGAGCTGCAGGTtaaaccttttctttttttacgcGAACGCAGCAAACTGGAGCGTGAAATCACCAAACAAGTCTACATTTGTCAGCGATGATGATTTATTTACTCATCTCAATCTGCAGTCGTGAACGTTTGGCTGATCTTACGATGATTTGCTGTGAACGTGAAGCCGTTTGACTCACGATTGTAAGCGTTAATGAAGTGTGTCGTCTCTGAAGTGTCGTAGACCAGCTGAACCTTGTTTATCTTCCACACTTCAGTTTCTTTAGCTTTTCCATCACTGCCCATCGTGCGTTtctcctgcacacacacacacacacacattagggGACTGTAGTAAAtcagtgaaatgctgtaaagaTTCAGATGGATCAGCTTTTGCTACAATCACCTTTGAGAAGAAGATGCGGAATGTGAAAGCGTGATTGATCCACGAGATGTGCAGCTCCGACTCGCTGCTCCCGCATTTCCCAGCGATCTGAGCTCCACGCGGGATGGACACGGACGCCTGCTCCGTGAtcagctacacacacacacacacacacacatataagcATCATCTCATGTTGGGTCATGAAAGTTTCAAATGTTTAAGCATCCTGACGGCTCGTGTGGGAAAATGAAGGCATTTCTGTTTAACTTCATAAGGATCAAACCCTAATCCAATCTGAATCCGTGTTAATGGTGTTTTTGACTGGATCGGCTCAGAAAGTTGCTCACATCGATCCCGTTCAGTGCCAGAACGTCGTACGGAATCAGGAATTTGACCGCGAACTCCGCCATCAAGCACGTCGTTCCATTTTCTCTCACTACGAAAATGTCCCGGTCAGGATTCGGCGACAGTCCGGACAGATTctccacctcctgctccgcAGAAACGCAGAGCGCCGACAGAAACGCTGGAGAAACCAGGAGAACATATGAGAAACcaggagacacacacacacacacactgatctaCTCTGTTCTGTTTCTATTGTCTCTGCTGCTCTTTGTCTTCTTCGTCGGGGGTTTGAGAGAGTTTCTCTGTAAAGCTGCAGTGAAACAAACAGCTGattgttcttttctcttttctaaTGTTTCTGTTCAGTACACTGTAAAGTGATATCTAACACCACAGAAGAGTccacatttttagcaaatacaCCTGGAAGCAGATTTCATTGAATAAATCTCTATTTTCTGCATGTTTTTCAGCTGTAGCTTCACATTCTGAGATTTCTGCTTCTCGTGTTTTTCTCACTcagataaaagcgtctgctgtAAACGAGAATCAAACTCCAGCAGATCTAATGCTGAACCTCCGCATAACTCACGCTAGAGCTGTAAAACACGTCAGCAGAACTTACAGATCAGCAGAAGAGCAGCGCGGTGAAGGTCCATGATGAAGCGTTGCTCCTGCAGGAGGATGTGAGGAAGATTCCGGAGGAACCGCGCGAGGAACTTGAGACGCAGCAGATGCAGGTGCGCGTGATTCACTCCTGCGCGCGCTCCTGACACGCACGCGGCTGCATTACTCCTCTCGACGGAAGTTCCTCTCAAGTTTCCCCGCAGAGGACGGACGCTCCGATCCCGCGCCTGTTCTCGAGCTGCGGCTGCAGGACATGCAGAGCTGCACTGAGCGCGATCAGGAGCGCGCAGCTCCTCCCCGCGACACGAGCCGCGTTCACACTACACACAGCCACGAAATCAGCAAGTGCGCTTCACTTCTGCACGCGCTCGACGCTCGCAGTCCTTCGTGTGTTTCCCACAGGGAGAATCagtccacagaaaaaaaagacatgctGTTTTCACACaggtatgcattttatttaatctagctaaaataaaatcctTATATGGGACAGcggggtaagttgtcacacgTTCCGTATGTCAGTATCTGTGAAGTTTTCAGTCATAAACGCGTCTTAAAATAGAATCATTTTGAGTAATAGGTAATGTTGCACACCTTAAGACAAGTATTTTTTGGAAATTCATAATCgcgttttaagttttaattttaagaaatgaTTTAATTACACTTTGGTAGAGATATTTGTATGTCagatttgacatttttactgttttgtgaattatttcataattgttttaatgCTTGAATTCAGAGTCAGTTTTCactgtgacaacttaccccgTATAGTGTAACCACATTCCCCGCCATAggggagttaaaaaaaaaacaaaaaaattaaaggagaagtccacttccagaacaaacatttacagataatgtactcacccccttgtcatccaagatgttcatgtctttctttcttcagaaattgtttttttttttttttgagggaaacatttcaggatttttctccatataatggactgatatggtgccccgagtttgaacttccaaaatgcagtttaaatgcggcttcaaaggctcCAAATgaccccagctgaggaagaagggtcttatctagcgaaacgatcggtcaacCTCGAATGCTTctcttgtctaagtctgtgtgaactttttttctggttcagtACTGTCAACacagttagggaatgtcgaaaaactcccatcttcttTTATTccccaacttcagaatcgtcctacatcgctgcagaagcaccgacccagtgtttacatgtgaacatgcaaagacgatcaaacacccttagctaaaaaaaaaaaaaaaaagaaaaagaaaaggtaaaataggaatacaggatgattttgacgttgaagaagaaaacgagacaggagtttttcgacacaccctaactgtattgacccagactacgcatgtgcatcacagagacgagacaagacgagaattttaggttaaaaagtatacaaattctcaatttgttttaaaaataaccgatggtttcgctagataagacgcttcttcctcggctgggatcgtttggagcctttgaagctgcatttaaactacattttggaagttcaaattcggggcaccataagtgtccactatatggaaaaaaatgctgaaatgttttcctcaaaatccataatttctttacgaaagacatgaacatcttagatgacaagggggtgactacattatctgaaaatcttcgttctgaaagtggactttcttcttttttttttttcaaaaaattacaacattCTTGTTCGaaaattgaaaagaaaatgacttaaataaataaacccacTGTGACAACTAACCCAGGTCTCTCCTAACACAAATGACTAGTATTCAAGACTGAAGAACAATACATACATACgtacatacataaatgtaataGAATAAAAGTAAGAATACTCAAACTGggaatcaaaacattttaaacgaCTTTACAGGTAAACACAACATATAGTCCATGTCATAGAAGGGGATCTTTCTAGTAGAGCCGTAGGTCCTGGAAATGACccaaaaatgttcatgtcttaaaCATACCATTGTGATAAatgttttggataaaagcatctgctgaatgaataaatgacaagaaaacaagtGAGTGATTCATTCCAAGCCCTTAATCTGTTGGCACAGCAGCCACTGAACGCGCACTAGTTAGTAGGTTAGGGCTCATCACAGACTGCAGCACATGATCGGTCCCACAGGCCTCAGACATTTGGAGCAGCTTTAAACTGAAAGTCAAACTCACACTTGACCGCGCTAATGCTGTCGATGCTCGGCTTGCTCCCTACTTGAGGGTGCTTGTTTCCCAGG
This is a stretch of genomic DNA from Labeo rohita strain BAU-BD-2019 chromosome 20, IGBB_LRoh.1.0, whole genome shotgun sequence. It encodes these proteins:
- the lamp5 gene encoding lysosome-associated membrane glycoprotein 5, whose amino-acid sequence is MDLHRAALLLISFLSALCVSAEQEVENLSGLSPNPDRDIFVVRENGTTCLMAEFAVKFLIPYDVLALNGIDLITEQASVSIPRGAQIAGKCGSSESELHISWINHAFTFRIFFSKEKRTMGSDGKAKETEVWKINKVQLVYDTSETTHFINAYNPGKHTASTHRLSALVTPAGRSYVCAAQQTLTLISSDHQKGITVSIYDIQIQPFDIKSDFVFSEPYKCITDQREQLEQTLPLVLGLILGLIIVITLSVYHFHLKLTAAQQPQLPRDRSLYKNM